A single window of Nematostella vectensis chromosome 4, jaNemVect1.1, whole genome shotgun sequence DNA harbors:
- the LOC116603414 gene encoding cholecystokinin receptor, giving the protein MISENFTTLPIPLQYSEPNGLRYFRLFLFGLITVGSLLGNTIVVRSITSIAYRKPFTYHMVTCLATAELVSSLLLPFILIYEEAQTWPFGETMCHLVSPGQITAGLVVTWSLAIISIHRYRSLANYQQFVFGRFQNWVIGLMWASATLITFPSYLYSTLVKSPYDNVKYWCLVMFEGDTLKTFPSQSYMTYLLFRFAVTYIIPVLTMLTSYGSIGLKLKYHMSANHCCESQQTVHTSVSGFELAAVNKTETSRPGDDVTGTENPGQPMEVHDGGVPRGSSQDDGSPLARGKVLIELEQDLLRMIYVIVLIFIVCYFPYQLFFLLEYFQVLSFTNWKYFEVTRKFIFLTTCFPSALHPLCYGTMSKFYGKAFSAIILCKKDRRVTQLA; this is encoded by the coding sequence ATGATTTCAGAAAACTTCACGACGCTTCCCATTCCACTCCAGTACTCCGAGCCCAACGGACTGCGCTACTTCCGTCTCTTCTTATTCGGACTCATCACTGTCGGCTCGTTGCTTGGCAACACAATCGTAGTCAGGTCAATCACTTCCATCGCGTATCGCAAGCCCTTCACCTACCACATGGTCACGTGTCTTGCCACCGCAGAACTGGTCAGCAGTCTCTTGCTGccttttattcttatttacGAAGAGGCACAGACTTGGCCTTTCGGAGAGACCATGTGCCATCTCGTGAGCCCTGGCCAAATAACCGCTGGCCTTGTGGTCACGTGGTCTCTTGCGATAATATCGATCCATAGATATCGCTCATTGGCTAACTATCAGCAATTCGTGTTTGGGAGATTTCAGAACTGGGTCATCGGTCTGATGTGGGCCAGTGCGACTCTCATTACATTCCCGTCATATCTGTACTCCACGCTTGTCAAATCTCCTTACGACAATGTGAAATACTGGTGCCTTGTGATGTTTGAGGGAGACACACTCAAAACGTTTCCCTCGCAATCTTACATGACTTATTTGCTATTCCGCTTCGCCGTCACCTATATAATCCCCGTTCTTACAATGTTAACATCGTATGGGTCGATAGGGCTAAAACTCAAGTACCATATGTCGGCAAACCATTGCTGTGAGTCGCAGCAAACGGTTCATACCTCGGTAAGCGGCTTCGAGCTCGCAGCAGTCAACAAGACCGAGACGTCACGCCCGGGAGATGACGTTACAGGAACAGAAAACCCTGGCCAGCCAATGGAGGTGCACGACGGTGGTGTACCTCGGGGATCGAGTCAAGATGATGGGTCCCCGTTAGCGCGTGGTAAAGTGTTGATCGAACTTGAGCAGGACTTGTTGAGAATGATTTACGTCATTGTCTTGATATTCATCGTGTGTTATTTTCCGTATCAGCTGTTCTTTCTTTTGGAGTACTTCCAGGTTCTCTCCTTCACAAACTGGAAATATTTTGAAGTCACGCGGAAGTTCATATTCTTGACCACGTGTTTCCCCAGTGCGTTACACCCATTGTGTTACGGGACAATGAGTAAGTTCTACGGGAAAGCTTTCTCTGCGATAATTCTATGCAAGAAAGATAGGCGGGTCACGCAACTCGCATAG
- the LOC5519568 gene encoding citramalyl-CoA lyase, mitochondrial: protein MAAARLCSFRNLLKCGQKNVAQKNVVRCISGFVPRRSFLYMPGNDEKKIRKATGLDADCVVLDCEDAVAINRKEEARRTISELLAVLSFGRSEVCVRVNSVSSGLAEDDLNAVFNAKTLPQTIVVPKMDSVAELKWVNDKIGRLMKEKKQKIGLITQAESAISLLNLREVCEYGTSEQRNFALQAIIFGSDDFLVSIGGTRTKDAKELLFARQYVVVHAKAFGLQAIDLVDIDFKDLIGLKSQSEEGARMGFTGKQIIHPGQIDIVNKAFSPPPEKIKWAKDLLSAFEEQEKQGKGAMSFQGDMIDMPLVLQARAIVRLADVLQS, encoded by the exons ATGGCTGCTGCAAGATTGTGTTCTTTCAGAAATTTGCTAAAATGTGGACAGAAAAATGTGGCCCAGAAAAATGTGGTTCGATGTATAAGCGGATTTGTACCAAGGCGTTCGTTTCTTTACATGCCGGGGAATGACGAGAAAAAGATCCGTAAAGCGACAGGCTTAGATGCTGATTGTGTGGTTCTTGATTGTGAAGACGCTGTCGCAATCAATCGAAAG GAAGAGGCAAGACGGACCATCAGTGAGCTACTAGCTGTGCTGTCATTTGGGCGCAGTGAGGTGTGTGTGCGTGTGAACTCAGTTTCCAGTGGTTTGGCTGAAGATGACCTGAATGCTGTATTTAATGCCAAGACTCTGCCACAGACGATTGTTGTCCCTAAAATGGATTCCGTTGCAGAATTGAAATGG gTTAATGACAAAATTGGACGGTTGATGAAAGAGAAGAAGCAAAAGATTGGATTAATCACTCAAGCTGAGAGTGCGATAAGTCTGTTAAACCTGCGGGAAGTGTGCGAGTATGGCACTAGTGAGCAGCGAAATTTTGCCCTTCAGGCTATTATATTTGGTTCTGATGACTTCCTGGTCAGCATAG GAGGGACCAGGACCAAGGATGCTAAAGAACTCCTGTTTGCACGTCAGTATGTGGTGGTACATGCTAAGGCATTTGGACTTCAGGCTATTGACCTTGTTGATATAGACTTCAAAG ATCTTATAGGCTTAAAGTCACAGTCTGAGGAAGGAGCACGCATGGGATTTACTG GAAAGCAGATTATACATCCTGGTCAAATAGATATTGTGAACAAGGCTTTCTCTCCACCACCTGAGAAAATCAAATGGGCAAAAGATCTGCTTTCTGCATTCGAAGAGCAAGAAAAACAAGGAAAG ggagCAATGAGTTTCCAAGGCGACATGATTGACATGCCACTTGTTCTCCAGGCACGTGCTATTGTGCGCTTGGCTGATGTGCTGCAATCTTAG
- the LOC5519571 gene encoding tRNA (uracil-5-)-methyltransferase homolog A produces MAAKKDVNKPNVCQEESDTTTSKQASFDASSTGYVPLDMKEGESTDKKPDLVEYTNSETDDDVILEKKFNTSESAASLTSEDKNNTLPGQPGNDGDSITTTEANPLSVSTAEVSKNTTPSLPMESESQGTTTATSASSSSVSAPDPVAGPSTDPEQAEDKSYLNSAEYAYTKRAEFTSEIFKIEINNLPKLPRGFGFKQFKKMIENQIANHKESFKPVKIKLVPPPANCAFVTFRNEEERMKALKILSGSKWRGKILRTKLAKALKDPVVVKQKAAEGKERKRMIQEAAERNPDAKRAKTGGDKNQVDFFARLNDSVTPLWSKPYSEQLEFKNQKIEEFLKKLTKQIKDMMELKGTWVEEESKVRNGICCELQKCEESPIVDGYRNKCEFTIAEGPKGAKTVGFRVGSYKEGYSGVIEPFNCCHISKTAKKVASAFQKYIRNSPLPEYDLCFHTGHWQTLTVRSTVLGESMAIVQYNPQKMSATEIATENDKIRRYFLEGEGKECNLTSLYAQVNATRAVGCQSPAPFTHLLGEKVIHEVICDVKFGISPNAFFQVNSKAAEKMIHIISRWMGEQKETTLLDICCGTGSIGLCLAKYVSKVIGVEVIQSAVEDAKQNAIMNGITNAEYVCGKAEDVFTYKSMKRLRRFTQCIGIMDPPRAGVHKSVIDAIRKYDKLDKLIYVSCAPDHAIPNLLDLCRPTSKRVKSVPFRLVSAVPVDLFPHTKHCELLMLFQRDKQTYDAQKFYKFFY; encoded by the exons ATGGCGGCGAAGAAAGATGTTAACAAACCCAATGTTTGTCAAGAAGAATCTGATACCACAACTTCTAAACAAGCCTCTTTCGACGCTTCTAGCACGGGATATGTTCCTTTAGATATGAAGGAAGGAGAATCAACTGATAAAAAGCCAGATCTTGTAGAATACACAAATTCGGAAACTGATGACGATGTGATCTTGGAGAAAAAGTTTAACACATCGGAGAGCGCGGCCTCTCTTACAAGCGAGGATAAAAACAATACTCTCCCTGGTCAACCAGGAAATGATGGTGATTCCATTACTACGACAGAGGCGAATCCTTTGAGTGTTTCAACTGCAGAAGTGAGCAAAAATACAACACCATCTTTACCAATGGAATCTGAGAGTCAGGGTACAACAACAGCTACCAGTGCATCCTCATCTTCAGTGAGTGCACCAGATCCTGTAGCAGGACCCTCGACAGACCCTGAACAAGCTGAGGACAAAAGCTACTTGAATTCAGCTGAGTATGCCTACACAAAGAGAGCGGAGTTTACGTCTGAAATATTCAAGATTGAGATCAACAATTTACCAAAGTTGCCAAGGGGTTTCGGCTTTAAG CAATTCAAGAAAATGATTGAGAATCAGATAGCCAATCACAAAGAGTCTTTCAAACCAGTGAAGATTAAACTTGTGCCCCCACCAGCAAACTGTGCTTTTGTGACCTTCAG AAATGAGGAGGAAAGAATG AAAGCCTTGAAGATTCTGTCAGGATCAAAATGGAGGGGGAAAATTCTTCGTACAAAA ttGGCAAAGGCTCTGAAGGATCCTGTAGTTGTTAAGCAGAAGGCAGCAGagggaaaagaaagaaaaagaatgaTTCAAG AGGCTGCTGAGAGGAATCCTGATGCCAAGAGGGCAAAGACCGGAGGGGATAAAAATCAAGTTGACTTCTTTGCCAG GTTAAATGACTCTGTCACACCGTTATGGTCAAAGCCTTACTCTGAACAACTGGAG TTCAAgaatcagaagattgaggaaTTCTTGAAAAAACTCACCAAGCAAATAAAGGATATGATGGAGTTGAAG GGTACATGGGTTGAGGAAGAGAG TAAAGTGAGAAATGGTATTTGCTGTGAACTACAGAAGTGTGAAGAGTCG CCTATTGTTGATGGCTATCGCAATAAATGCGAGTTCACTATTGCTGAGGGGCCAAAAGGAG CAAAAACTGTTGGATTTAGAGTAGGATCTTATAAAG AGGGATACAGTGGTGTTATTGAGCCTTTTAATTGCTGTCACATATCAAAAACAGCCAAGAAAGTTGCTAGT GCATTCCAGAAGTATATAAGGAACTCCCCCTTGCCAGAGTATGACCTATGCTTTCATACTGG ACATTGGCAGACACTAACTGTTAGGTCTACTGTGCTGGGGGAAAGCATGGCCATTGTTCAATACAACCCCCAGAAGATGAGTGCA ACGGAAATAGCAACAGAAAATGATAAGATCAGGAGATACTTTTTGGAAGGAGAAGGAAAAGAGTGCAACCTCACATCATTGTACGCTCAAGTGAATGCAACAAGAGCTGTTGGTTGCCAGTCACCAGCTCCATTTACACACCTACTTGGAGAGAAG GTTATTCATGAGGTCATTTGTGATGTAAAGTTTGGGATATCACCAAATGCATTCTTCCAAG TGAATTCTAAAGCAGCGGAGAAGATGATTCACATAATCAGTCGATGGATGGGGGAGCAGAAAGAGACCACACTTCTAG ATATCTGTTGTGGGACTGGCTCGATTGGTCTTTGTCTAGcaaag TACGTATCGAAAGTGATTGGAGTTGAAGTGATACAGAGCGCTGTAGAAGATGCCAAACAGAATGCCATCATGAATG GTATCACCAATGCCGAGTACGTATGCGGTAAAGCTGAAGATGTCTTCACCTACAAGAGCATGAAGAGGCTACGAAGATTCACTCAGTGTATTGGGATCATGGACCCACCGCGCGCAGGAGTTC ACAAATCTGTGATCGATGCGATCCGCAAGTACGACAAGCTGGACAAGTTGATCTACGTGTCGTGCGCTCCCGACCACGCCATTCCCAACTTACTCGA TTTGTGCCGTCCGACTTCCAAGCGAGTGAAATCCGTTCCATTCCGTCTTGTGAGTGCTGTCCCCGTTGACTTGTTTCCGCACACCAAGCACTGCGAGCTCCTCATGCTCTTCCAGAGAGACAAGCAGACGTACGACGCGCAGAAGTTCTACAAGTTCTTCTACTAG
- the LOC116603415 gene encoding melatonin receptor type 1A yields MNLSSVDARLSTLQRQLTSRSTARIALETLTFDVLHVIGLVGNSLVLWIVNKKRHQRKTINLFVGALAVSDLLLIVNLACFSSPSVVLGKWPFSGFFCQFHGLCIALLASASLLLMAVTAVNRYLQVVHANYYRRLFTRKRTKLFIYGTWALASISPIQYLASGELYFFNPGKLFCFQGPDLNPNTLFVYISGGTSMFVVLLCYQKIFQTIRNHQGRVTAMQQNTNPINGPNIQDIKITRTLFLTVVGFVCCWTPILIIDFIDLARGTFSFPRELYLFYSWLGALSSVINPFIYGVMNPMFREEFKRIYLRVRCIDSSQVEVF; encoded by the coding sequence ATGAATTTATCTTCTGTTGATGCGAGGTTAAGCACCTTACAAAGGCAACTCACTTCACGATCAACAGCTCGCATTGCCTTGGAGACTTTGACGTTTGACGTGCTCCATGTTATAGGTCTGGTCGGTAACTCTCTTGTCTTGTGGATCGTCAACAAAAAGAGGCATCAGCGCAAGACCATTAACTTATTCGTCGGAGCACTAGCAGTTTCGGATCTTCTGCTGATTGTTAACTTAGCATGTTTTTCAAGCCCTTCAGTAGTGCTAGGAAAGTGGCCGTTTTCTGGCTTCTTCTGTCAATTCCATGGGCTCTGCATCGCACTTCTTGCTAGCGCATCGCTATTGCTTATGGCTGTCACTGCTGTCAATCGCTACCTCCAAGTCGTGCACGCGAACTATTATCGAAGGTTGTTCACCCGAAAGCGCACGAAACTCTTCATTTATGGGACGTGGGCGTTGGCTTCCATTTCGCCAATCCAATATTTGGCGAGCGGAGAATTGTATTTTTTCAACCctggaaaattattttgttttcaaggaCCTGACTTAAACCCAAATACTTTGTTTGTATACATAAGTGGTGGTACTTCGATGTTTGTAGTGTTATTGTGTTATCAGAAGATCTTTCAGACCATTCGTAATCACCAGGGCAGAGTTACTGCCATGCAACAAAACACCAACCCCATAAACGGGCCAAACATTCAAGATATCAAAATCACTCGAACTCTTTTCTTGACTGTGGTGGGATTTGTGTGTTGTTGGACTCCGATTTTGATCATCGATTTTATCGACCTTGCTCGAGGCACATTCTCATTTCCTCGGGAACTTTACCTATTCTATTCCTGGCTTGGAGCGCTATCTTCCGTCATAAATCCTTTTATATACGGCGTTATGAACCCTATGTTCCGAGAAGAATTCAAGAGGATCTACCTCAGAGTACGATGTATTGATAGCAGCCAGGTGGAGGTGTTTTAG
- the LOC116603423 gene encoding brain-specific homeobox protein homolog — translation MFYPQDSMLVYQQPSYMSGMPLARSPQHHSRSTSFLIDDILLRQRQSPYLLPRQQCPQEPHSAGLSPPVSSPLGSFGMQSILSPQHSRAHRPDEQIYQDPSPEVLNSLPVYFRLKPTIRTPSGRRCRKSRTVFTDLQLRVLEKTFSEQKYLDTSSRAKLAQTLGLNETQVKTWFQNRRMKWKKESNRNKSDAEEATNSTEGEREERRDLDGEEAHAESSETAVSEERSETPKID, via the exons ATGTTCTATCCTCAAGACTCAATGCTTGTTTACCAGCAACCGTCTTACATGTCGGGCATGCCATTAGCAAGAAGCCCTCAGCACCATAGCCGCTCCACCTCCTTCCTCATCGACGACATCCTCCTAAGGCAGAGGCAGTCGCCTTATCTTCTTCCCCGTCAGCAATGTCCCCAGGAGCCGCATTCCGCAGGGCTCTCACCACCAGTCAGTAGCCCTCTCGGATCGTTCGGAATGCAGTCGATTCTATCTCCACAACACAGTCGCGCCCACCGACCAGACGAGCAAATATACCAAG ACCCCAGCCCAGAGGTGCTGAACTCGTTACCAGTCTACTTCCGCCTCAAGCCGACAATTCGCACGCCGAGTGGCAGGAGATGTCGAAAATCAAGGACGGTATTTACCGATCTCCAGTTGCGCGTGCTAGAGAAAACGTTCAGCGAACAGAAATACCTGGATACTTCGAGTCGAGCAAAACTTGCACAGACGCTGGGGCTTAATGAAACGCAGGTCAAAACTTGGTTCCAGAACCGCCGTATGAAGTGGAAGAAGGAATCTAACCGAAACAAAAGCGATGCCGAGGAGGCGACAAACTCTACggagggggagagggaagAAAGACGTGATTTAGACGGAGAGGAGGCGCATGCCGAAAGTTCGGAAACCGCTGTCTCTGAAGAGCGCAGTGAAACGCCAAAGATAGATTAG